The following DNA comes from Polynucleobacter necessarius.
AGTTGTCGACAAACACTCCGGAAAAGCCCGCCAGCCATTTAGGCAATAGCAATATCATTGAGCTAAAAAGGGCGTACTGAGTTGCCGAGTAACGAATATTGGTGAGAGAGGATAGAAAGGCGATAAAAGCTGCGCTCGCAATACCCGCACTTAAGTTGTCCGCAGAAATCACCCAAATTAACCCATGCAAATCATGGCCTTGGGTGGCCAACCAAACAAACAGCAAATTACTTACCGCAGAGAGAATCGCGCCCACAAAGAGAATGCGCAGGACGCCAAAACGCAGAGTAAGCACGCCACCAACAAAGGCACCAACCAAGGTCATGACTACGCCAAAAACTTTGCTCACCGCCGCCACCTCATCCTTGGTGTAACCCATGGCCACATAAAACGGGTTAGCCATAATGCCCATCACCACATCACTAATACGATAAACGGCAATTAAGGATAAAATTAAGATGGCGTGCCAGCGATAGCGGCGCGTAATAAATTCTGCAAAAGGTTCAACCAGAGTTTGATAGAGCCACGCTGTGGCAGTGCGCACTTTTGCCAACTCATACTTGATCGGCCCTTTACTTAAAAGGGTTGTAATAACGCCAATGCCAATAGACGCAGCCATACAAAGATAAGCAAATTGCCATGCACGGGCGTCATAACCGCTACCGGTTTCAGCCCGGGCAGCAAGCCAAAGAACACCGGCACCAGCCCAGATCAGAGCCAGTCGATAGTTTGATAAGTTGCCGCCAAGGCTGCTTGATGATCGCTATTGGCTGACGCAATACGAAATGCATCCAATGCACTATCTTGAGTGGCAGAGCCAAATGCCACCAACAGCGCACACCAAACTACCGAATTGAGCACAAGCTTCGGATCTAGAGTCGACATGCCAACAAGCCCCAATATGATGAGCGCTTGCGCAAAGAGTAACCAGCTACGCCGACGCCCAAACAACTTTGTTAACAGCGGAATTTGTAAGCGATCCACCAGGGGTGCCCACACCCACTGAAAGGCATACATGAAACCAACCCAAGTTAAGTAGCCGATGGTGCTGCGATCAATCCCTGCTTCGCGCAACCAAAAACTGAGAGTGCCAAAAATAGGCAACAAGGGGAGGCCTGCGGCAAATCCCAAGAACAGCATACGCAAACAAGGCCATTCGAGATAAACCCGAAAGTCTTTTAACCAAGATTGGACTGCAGTTAACACCTTTGAATTTTTATTTTACGCACGACGAATGCGGAATAAGGCGAGACTGCCAAATAAATTTGGCATAAAAGTCACTTGACGACCTTCATGCAGAATACATTGATCGAGAATCTTCAGACCAAGACTAGAGGCCAGTTTTTCAAAATCAGCAACCGTCAGCACACGCACATTTGGCGTGTTGTACCACTGGTATGGCAAGCTCTTCGAAACCGGCATACGACCCATGCCTACGGCTAGGCGATGCGACCAATGTCCAAAATTTGGAAAAGAAATAACCGATTCTTTTCCAACGCGAACTACTTCTCGCAAAATCTTTGCAGTCTGATGAATGGTTTGCAAAGTTTGCGACAGCACTACCGTGTCAAAGCTATCGTCTTCGAAAAGCGCTAGGCCGCCTTCCAAATCCTGCTGCATTACATTCAAGCCATTTTGCACGCAAGACAATACGCGCGTATCATCAATCTCAACACCATACGAATGCACTGGCTTTTGTTTTTGCAAAAACTCTAAGAAACTGCCATCACCACACCCCAGGTCAAGCACCTGGCTATTGGGCGCAATCCAATTGGCAATAGCGGCAAAGTCAGCGCGCTTATTAAAATTGCTCATGCCCAAGACCCACTCATTTGTTTAAAGTAAGCTCGGACTAGATTGTGATAACGCGCGTCATCCAATAGGAAAGCATCGTGACCATGAGGTGCATCGATTTCAGCGTAAGTAACTTCACTCTTATTGCTCAGCAAAGACTGCACAATCTCGCGACTACGATTTGGCGGGAAGCGCCAATCAGTGGAAAAACTAACTACCAAAAACTTAGCCTGAACCTCTGCCAGAGCGCGATTCAGGCTACCTTCGTAACGACGCGCGGGATCAAAATAATCGAGTGCGCGAGTAATAAGCAAATACGTATTGGCATCAAAATAAGTCGAAAACTTATCGCCCTGATGGCGCAAGTAGCTCTCAACTTCAAACTCGACATCAAAACTGAAACGATAGGCATTGGACTCGCCATTAGGACGCTGCAATTCACGTCCAAATTTTTCCGCCATATCGTCGTCAGACAAATAGGTAATGTGGCCAACCATACGCGCCAAACGCAAGCCACGCTTTGGCACAACACCGTGTTCGTAATAGTTGCCGCCATGGAAATCGGGATCCGACAAAATGGCGTTACGCGCCACTTCATTAAAAGCGATATTTTGCGCACTTAACTTTGGCGTCGATGCCACAACAACGCAATGATCCAAACGCTTAGAAAACTGAATGGCCCAAGCCATTGCTTGCATGCCGCCCAAGCTACCGCCCATCACTGCGGCAAACTTGCGAATGCCTAATTTATCGGCGAGACGGGCTTGTGTATTTACCCAATCTTCGACAGTCACGACTGGAAAATCGGCGCCATACGGTTTGCCAGTTGCCGGATTAATACTCATAGGCCCCGTAGAGCCAAAACAAGAACCTAAATTATTTACGCCGATAACAAAAAAATGATCGGTATCCACTGGCTTACCAGGACCAATCATGTTGTCCCACCAACCGATATCGGCGGGATCTTCTGGGCTTGGTCCAGCTACATGATGTGATGCGTTGAGCGCATGACAAACCAGAACAGCATTACTTTTATCGGCATTGAGTTTCCCGTAAGTTTCAATGACTAAATCGTAGCCAGACAAGAGGGCGCCACTCTGCAAAGACAGGGGCTCGGCAAAATGAATAGTATTTCTGGAGAGATGTAGCTCGCTCATTCTGAGAGGAGAAGGCGCAAACTAACATCGGAGGCTTCGGTGGGCAGCTTCTTAAATCCGCTCCGGGCAAAGCGATGCCAACGACCTAAAACAAAACTCATCAACATGGCGGCACGAATGCTGACCTCTTCCGGACCTAGCTGCGCCCAATTACCACCTTGAGTTTGAGCGATACGCAAAGCCTGTTTAAGAGAGGCTTCAACACGATCCAACACTTGAGTAATGCGCTCCTGCAAATGATCATCCTCTTGCAATAAGGCGTCGCCCAATAAAACCCGAGTCATGCCGGGATTCTTTTCAGCGACAAACAAGAGCATTTGCAAAATGCCGCGCGCCTGAGCAAGGCCAGACTCTTCCTGTTGATTAATTTGATTAATCAATCCGAAAACGGTTTGCTCAATAAAAGAAATCAGCCCTTCAAACATTTGCGCTTTACTTGTGAAATGACGGTACAAGGCTGCTTCTGATACCTGAATTTGGGCCGCCAAAGCCGCGGTAGTAACGCGCTCACCCTTAGGGTTTTGCAGCATTTCTGCGAGGACCTGCAGAATTTGCAGCCGGCGCTCGCCTGGCTTAGGGCGATTGCGCGTATTACCAGCGTCAGCGTTGCTGTCGTTGATATCTGCCGGCTCTAAAGATTCACGCATGGTTATCTTCTTATCTCGAGCGAATCATCGTTCCGAACGCTTGCTCGGTCAGAATTTCTAACAATAAAGAATGTTCAATGCGGCCATCAATGATGTGCACTGAGTTAACTCCGCTCTTCGCCGCGTCTAATGCAGAGGAAATTTTTGGCAACATACCACCAGAAATGGTTCCATCGGCCAATAGCCCATCGATCTCACGCGCGGTAAGATCAGCCAACAAAGTGCCATTCTTATCCATCACACCAGGAATATTGGTCATCATGACCAACTTCTCCGCGTGCAGAATTTCAGCCATCTTGCCAGCCACCAAATCAGCATTGATGTTGTAAGCCTGGCCCTCTTCACTAAATCCAATTGGAGAAATCACTGGAATAAACGCATCGTCTTGCAAGGCCTTAACAACAGCAGGATTAATCGCTTCAATCTCGCCGACAAATCCCAAGTCAATTGTTCCGCCAGGCTGCTTCTCATCAGCAACCAGCATTTTCTTAGCGCGAATCAGCCCGCCATCTTTGCCAGTCAAACCAACGGCCTGACCCCCAAAATGGTTAATTAACATCACGATATCTTGTTGCACTTCGCCACCGAGAACCCACTCAACTACTTCCATGGTTTCTTCATCGGTCACGCGCATCCCCTGAATAAAGGTGCCAGTTTTGCCAATCTTCTTGAGGGCTTCATCAATTTGTGGTCCGCCACCATGAACCACTACTGGATTCATGCCAACGAGTTTCAACAAAATCACATCGCGCGCAAAACTTTCTTTTAAGCGCTCTTCAACCATAGCGTTTCCACCGTACTTGATAACGATAGTTTTGCCGTGGTACGAGCGGATGTACGGCAAAGCCTCAGCAAGAATCTCCGCCTTTAATAATAAAGGGGAGATGTCACTAATTGTCGGTAAATGCTTAGTCATTGCTACTTAAATTTATTCGCCAAATAATTTTTGACGGAGTTCGCGACGCTCTTGAGCCTCAAGAGATAAATTGGCTATAGGCCTTGCAATTAAACGGTTCAAACCAATTGGTTCACCAGTTTCTTCACACCAACCATAGTCACCGGATTCAATGCGCGCCAATGCTTGCTCTACTTTTTTGAGCAGCTTGCGTTCGCGATCGCGTGTGCGCAATTCCAACGCATGCTCTTCTTCAATCGTCGCACGATCGGCAGGATCTGGAACCAAAATATTTTCACGCAGATGCTCTGTTGTCTCAGACGCATTCTTCAAAATGTCGTCTTTGAGCGTCAACAATTTTTGACGGAAAAAATCTAACTGCGCAGCATTCATGTAGTCCTTGTCGGACATCTTGAGCAATTCCGCTTCAGTCAATGGCGCACCTTTGGCGACTTTAGCGCTCGCAGCCTTGCCGCTAGTCTTTGCAGCAGTCGCTGGTTTTGTTGCCGTTTTTACCGTCATCTCATTCTTTCCTGGTTTGAAGCATTATTGCCTCATTCTGCCAAACTTTTATTACCTCGGAATCAATCTTCAGCAATATTGACCGTGGCGGCGGATTTTACCCGAATCTTTCTAGGCCAAACATCCCTCAAGCCCAGCCAGTAGGGTGTCTTTGGGCAAATCGATGCCAATAAACACCATACGGGTTTGTTTGGGTTCGGCACCCCATGGACCAGCCGAATCGCTGTCCATCATCTGATGAACCCCCTGAAACACCACTTTTCGAGAGCGCCCCCTCACATAAAGCACCCCTTTATAGCGCAACATCTTCTCGCCAAAGACCTCCAAAATGCCCCCGAGGCAGTCTTCCAACTTTTTGTGATCAAAGGGTTTATCACTACGAAAAACGAAGGATTGGATGCGGTCTGTATGGCCTGCGTGACCATGGTGATGATGGTCATGACTGTGATCATGTCCGTATGCGCTGTGGTCGTGATCTTCTTGCTCCAAGAAATGGGGGTGAATATCTAGCTTGGCATTGAGATTGACGCCCTTAAGATCTAAGACGGCATTCAAAGGCACCACACCATTGGAAATGCCGGCAATAGGCGCCCTTGGGTTCATGTGCATGAGGCGATTACGCAAGGCATCAACTTCGGCAGGCGTAACCAGATCCGTCTTAGTGATAAAGATTTGATCCGCAAAGCCAACCTGGCGTTGCGCTTCTTCATGCTCATTGAGTTGTTGCTGACCGTGCTTGGCATCCACCAGGGTGACAACGGCATCTAGGACATAGTGATCCGCAACATCATCATCCATAAAAAATGTCTGGGCTACAGGGCCAGGGTTGGCCACACCAGTGGTTTCAATCACAACCCGATCAAAACTACTCTTCTTGTCTTTGCGCTGCTCCCAAAGCTCGTTTAGCGCATCCACCAGATCACCACGGATGGTGCAGCAAATGCAGCCATTACTCATTTGCACAATATTTTCTTCCCCGCATTCATTCTCGATCACGGCAATTTTTTTGCCGTGCTCTTCACTCAAGATGTGTTTGAGCAAAGTAGTTTTGCCGCTTCCTAAGAAGCCCGTCAAAATGGTTACCGGAATTAATGCCATGGATGATCCAATCAAAATCTAAAAAAACCATAGATTCCCAAAGCGGGAAACCTTCTGTCTTACCGAGTTCCTCAGCCTTTGCCAGCCTTTGCGCGTGGATGCGCCTTATCGTATGCCTGAGCTAGGTGCTGAAAGTCTAGGGAGGTGTAAATCTGGGTACTGGCGATACTGGCATGCCCCAACATCTCTTGCACAGCACGCAAATCTTGTGAGGACTGCAATACATGACTCGCGAAACTATGCCTCATCATATGGGGGTGCACATGCGTCGGCAAACCAGCGCGCATGGCTAAGGTGCGTAAGCGCGCTTGAGCGGTGCGAGGGGATAGACGCTTGCCGGTAGCGGATAAAAATAAGGCAATTGATCTTTCGGCGTACTCACCGGCATCACGCAATTCTCGCCACGCCGCAAGTGATTTCATCGCTGGCACGCCAACCGGTACAGAACGCCTGTTACCGCCCTTACCCAAAACCGTTACTTCAGCAGCATCCCAATCTAACCAGCCAGCAGATTCATGCTGACGATCTTTGCTTTGCATCACATCAATACCCAAGAGCTCTGACAGGCGCAATCCTGAGGAGTAGAGCAAATCAATCATCGCCGCATCCCGAATGGATTCGAAATCTTTTTGCTCTTCCACCTCCTTGACGGCTTGATTTACCAAAGCCAATGCTTGCTCAACAGATAAGGCTTTGGGCAACGACTTTAGGCGCTTAGGCGCTTTCACGTCATCGACAGGATTTGCAATCAAGCCGCCAGTGACTTTGCCATCACGCACATTGCGCCGCGCATCTTTTTCACTAAGCCAGTCATACCAACCGCGCCATGCGGAAAGGGCTCTTGCAATACTTCTTGAAGATTTGCCTTTGGAATGCAAGCGACCCGCCCAGCGACGCACGTGACCATTACTTACCTTCAGTAATTCAACGGTATCTTCAGATGCAAAATTTTGTAGATCACTCAAATCGATGCCATACGCCTTGAGCGTATGTGGCGAGAGTTGACGCAACACATGTAGCTCATGCAAATACTCTTGCATGAGGGGGTGAAGTTCAGTCGCCTTTAATTTCATAAGCCTGGATACGATCCAAAGCTGCTGCAGTTAGTTCGGCGATCTGGCGCAAATAGAAAGCACCCATATCGGCAGTAAAACGTGATTCATCTTTACTTGCGAACAGCAATACTGCTGGAGATTGATTGGCGCCAACACTCTTCCCCAAAGGCAGGCCAATAGCCACCATGCTTTGCCATTCAGGGTCGATCGTGGTTTGGCTGGCCAATAAATCTACGCTGGCGGCAGCCAATTCTTTTGCCGAACCGCATAAAGGCGTATCTACCCACGGGCTAAAAGCAGAGTTAGGCGATAACAATTGTGCAGGCTCCACCTCAAACACTTCCGCCAAGCCAGAGGTAATTGCAGCCTCCGCATCAGATTTATTGTTTGCCTTCATTAAGCGTAACAACCAGGCAACTAAACTTTGCTGTGTTTTATCGTTGCGACTACCAAAGTGCAACATCTCACTTAAGCGGCGATTGAGCTCCTGATTTTGTGTCCGCAATACTGTCATCTGACGCTCTTGCAAAGAGATGGCCCGATCTTCGTGCGGAGGCTTAATTCGAATCTCATTCAAGAGATCGGCATAGCGATCGAAGAACCCATGGGTTACACGTAACCACTCAGCCACCAACGCTTCTTGCTCGGCTTGCTTTGGATCGATTGCACTCATCTTTCTTCTGACTGTTCGTTTGTTAGCCAAGCTTTTTACGCAAGAGCTCATTCACTTGGCCAGGATTAGCCTTGCCTTGTGAGGCTTTCATAATCTGACCCACCAGCGCATTAAATGCCTTCTCTTTGCCAGAGAGGAACTCTTCAACAGACTTCTGGTTTGCGGCAAGCACTTGATCAATGATGGCCTCAATGGCTCCACTATCGCTAATTTGCTTCAAGTCTTTGGCATCAATCACTTGATCAACCGTGCTAATGGCTTTGCCTGCAAGCGCTTCTTCCCAAAGAATGGCAAAGATATCTTTAGCAATCTTGTTAGAGATCGTGCCATCAGCAACGCGAGTAAGTAATGGCGCTAAATGCGCCGCTTTTAATGGCGCGTCCGCTGTAGCGATGCCGGCACGATTTAGCGAGGAAGCAAATTCACCAGCAATTAAATTGGCCGCCGCTTTTTCCAAAGGCTTACCTACGATAGCCAACAATTCCTCGAACACTTTTGCAGTGTCGCGATCTTGCGTCAGCAGCTGCGCATCATATGCACTCAAACTAAATTCGCTTTGCCACTGTTCGCGCAGTTGCGCTGGCAGCGCTGGCATCTTGCTGCGCACATCCGCAATCCAAGCATCATCAATTACCACTGGCAAAAGATCGGGATCAGGGAAGTAGCGGTAGTCGTTCGCGTCTTCTTTGCTACGTATGCTACGGGTTTCACCACGATCGGGATCATACAGACGTGTTTCTTGAACAACCGTGCCACCATCTTCAATTAATTCAATTTGACGACGCACTTCGTATTGAATTGCCCCTTCCAAGAAGCGGAAGGAGTTCAGATTTTTAATTTCACAGCGAGTCCCAAACTCAGCTTGACCCTTGGGTCGAACCGATACATTTGCGTCACAACGGAAAGAGCCTTCTTGCATATTGCCGTCACAAACACCGAGCCAAACTACGAGGCCATGCAAAGCCTTAGCATAGGCAACGGCCTCGGCAGCACTACGCATGACTGGCTCAGTCACGATCTCGAGGAGCGGCGTACCAGCGCGGTTTAAATCGATCCCGCTTGAAGGCTCACCATGAGGGCCAGCAAAACCTTCTTCGTGAACCGACTTACCGGCATCTTCTTCCATGTGCGCGCGAGTGAGCTCCACCACTTTGATCTCATCGCCAACCAGAATCTCCACCTGACCTCCAACCACAACCGGGATCTCCATCTGGCTAATCTGATAGCCCTTAGGAAGATCGGGATAAAAATAGTTCTTACGCGCAAAAATACTCGCTGGCGAAATCTTGGCATTCACCGCCAAACCAAATCGAATGGCATGCTCAACCGCTTGACGATTCAATACTGGCAATACACCAGGCAGCGCTAAATCCACTGCGCATGCTTGAGTGTTTGGTGCCGCGCCAAAGCGAGTACTTGCACCACTAAAAATTTTAGATTGCGTTTGTAACTGCGCGTGGGTCTCTAGACCAATAACGACTTCCCATTGCATCATGCCACCCCACTTGCTTGACGCAAATGCCAATCGCTGGCTTGCTGATATTGATGGGCCACTTGGAGCAAGCGTGCTTCTGAAAAATAATTGCCAATCAGTTGCATGCCAATAGGTAAATTATTACCGCTAAATCCACACGGAACGCTCATGGCTGGCAAGCCTGCCAAGTTAGTAGAAAGTGTGTAAATATCTTCTAAGTACATTTGCACTGGATCTTTTGATTTCTCGCCTAAGCGCCAAGCTACATCAGGGGCTACGGGCCCGAGGATGACATCACATTGATTAAACGCCGCCTGAAAATCCGCCGCAATAATGCGACGAATCTTTTGCGCTTGAAGATAGTAGGCATCGTAATAGCCATGACAAAGAACATAGGTTCCAATCATGATGCGGCGCTTCACTTCAGAACCAAAACCTTCGGTACGAGACTTTGCATACATATCACCAAGATCGCGATACTCATTCGCGCGATAGCCATAACGCACGCCGTCAAAACGACTCAGATTGCTTGATGCTTCCGCTGGCGCTAAAACGTAATACACCGGAATAGATAATTTTGTTTTAGGCAACCTGACTTCAACTAATGTCGCGCCTAAATTTTCTAAGAGCTTCGCTGCTTCATTTACGGATTTAGCAACATCAGCAGCTAAACCTTCCGCGAAAAATTCTTTTGGCAAACCGACACGCAAACCTTCCAATGGTTTTGCAGCATTTGTATTGCCTTCTTTCCACGCTTGATTTAGATAACGACCATAGTCTTCTCCCGAATCAGCCAAAGAAGTGGAGTCACGAAGATCGTGTGATGACATTGCCGAAAGAAGCAATGCGCAATCTTCCGCAGTCTTGCCCATCGGACCAGCTTGATCAAGTGAAGAGGCATAAGCAATCATGCCGTAGCGAGAAACGCGCCCATAACTGGGCTTAATTCCGGTAAGGCCACAAAATGCGGCTGGCTGACGAATCGACCCACCTGTATCAGTACCTGTAGCGATAGGGGCCAAGCCAGCAGCAACCGCTGCAGCAGAGCCGCCCGAAGAACCGCCGGCTACGTGAGCCGCATTCCAAGGATTTAAAACCGGTCCAAAGGCGGAGTTTTCGTTGGATGAGCCCATAGCGAATTCATCCATATTCGTTTTGCCCAGACAAACCATGCCAGCGCCATGGGGATTGTTTTCATCTGGGAGACCCAGATTGGCTACCACTGTAGCGTCGAAAGGACTTTGATATCCAGCCAAGATTTTTGAGGCAGCAGTGGACTTCCAACCGCGCGTTACAAAGACGTCCTTGTGCGCAACAGGAATCCCCGTTAACTTGCCCGATTTTCCAGAAGAAATCAGCTGATCTGCTTTATTTGCTTGCTCTAAGCTTAACTGAGCATTCACATCAAGATAGGCATTCCACTGTTTTCCAGCATCAATGCGGCCCAAAAAGTATTGGGTTATCTCGGTACTAGAGACCTCTTTGGCCGCCAGTGCTTTTGCCATTAAGGCGATAGAAGTGTTGTGCCAACTCATTCGATCACCCTTGGCACCAAGAAATAGCCATCCTGCTGGGCAGTGGCAGATTGCATGTTTTCAGCGCGATGGTCTGATTCAGTGACTTGGTCAACACGCATTGGTTGGGCCAAATCACGCAAAAAGAGGATGGGGTGAGCCAAAGGTTCAAGACCAGTCGTGTCGACAGCCTGCATGTCCTCAACCAAGGAAAAAATGGCCTGTAATTGAGGCAAAACTGCCTCGGCTTCTGCCTGATTTAACTCAAGCCTAGAAAGGTGCGCAATGCGCTGGACATCATCAAGTTTCATGCGGCGCTAGAGTATCATGCCTATATAGTTTCATTAACACTTTCTATTTTCCCACTACAATCATGTTTGGTTTTTTCCGCAGCTACTTTTCCAATGACCTAGCCATCGACCTAGGAACCGCCAACACCTTAATTTATATGCGTGAGCGGGGTATTGTCCTCGATGAACCATCGGTCGTGGCAATTCGCCAAGAAGGTGGTCCAAACGGCAAAAAGACCATTTTGGCTGTCGGCAAAGATGCGAAAGCGATGTTGGGTCGCGTTCCAGGGAATATTGAAGCAATTCGCCCAATGAAAGACGGCGTTATTGCCGACTTTACGATTACCGAACAAATGCTCAAGCAATTTATCAAGCTTGTGCATGAAAGCAAATTATTAAAGCCGAGTCCACGCATCATCATTTGCGTTCCTTGCGGCTCTACTCAAGTTGAGCGTCGCGCGATTCGTGAATCTGCATTAGGTGCTGGCGCTTCACAAGTATTTTTGATTGAAGAACCAATGGCTGCTGCAATTGGTTCTGGCTTGCCAGTTTCCGAAGCTGCTGGCTCGATGGTTGTCGACATTGGCGGCGGTACAACTGAAGTTGGCGTGATGTCATTAGGCGGCATGGTTTACAAAGGCTCAGTTCGTGTTGGTGGTGACAAGTTTGATGAAGCCATTACCAATTACATTCGTCGCAACTACGGCATGTTGATTGGCGAGCAAACTGCCGAGTTGATCAAGAAAACGATTGGTTCTGCTTTCCCTGGTGCTGAAGTACTCGAGATGGAAGTAAAAGGTCGCAATCTTTCCGAAGGTATCCCACGTAGCTTTACCGTTACCAGCAATGAAATCCTCGAAGCATTGACTGATCCCCTGAAGCAAATCGTAACTGCAGTTAAAGCGGCTCTCGAGCAGATTCCACCTGAGTTGGCCTCCGACATTGCTGAGCGCGGCATGATGCTCACTGGCGGCGGCGCCTTATTGCGCGACCTCGATCGCCTCCTGTTGGAAGAAACTGGCTTGCCGATTCATGTTGCAGAAGATCCTTTAACTTGCGTGGCTCGTGGTTGCGGTATCGCACTTGAGCGCATGGATAAGTTAGGCGGAGTGTTCTCGCACGAGTAAGCGACATACACGTCGACCAGGGAATTGCAACATAGCGCTCCACCACTTTTCAGACAGGGCATTCCGGCCTTACTCAAACTGATTGTCTGCCTGTCGATCAGCATCGCTCTGATGCTGATCGATTTTCGTTTCAAAGCACTCGATCCCATTCGCAATAATGTGAATTGGATTTTGCGTCCTCTTGAATATGTCATGATGGCACCGCGCAATGCATTCGAGGCGACCTCAGAATATTTCACAACCCGTGCAACCCTTGATCAAGAAAATCAAGTGATGAAAGTTCGCCAAGCGGAGCTCTCGTTATTGGCAAATCAATCTGCATTTCTGATGGTAGAGAATCAGAATTTGCGCGAGCTCATGGCCCTACAAAAACAAGTTCCGTTCAAAACACTGCCAGTAGAAATTCTGTTCAATCCACCCAATCCGATTTCACAACGGATTGTGATTAATCGTGGTAGCAACGATGGCCTGAAGCTAGGCAACCCAATCGCCAATGGTTCCGGCATATTGGGCCAGGTAGTCCGCCTCTATGACCGGTCTGCCGAGGTTTCTTTGCTAGAAGACCGAGACTTTGCAGTTCCCGTCCAAGCAGCCCGAAATGGCTTGCGTGCGGCCGTTTTTGGCGCAGGGCGCGGCCATCCTCTAGAACTTCGCTATCTGCCCGTAGCCAGCGATTTAGAAGTCGGCGACATTTTGCTGACTTCTGGAATTGATGGTGTCTACCCTCCCGGTTTTGCGGTAGCTGTCATTAGCAAAATTGAACGCGATGTAGACAAAAATTCATCGAATGTATTTTGCGTGCCAGTTGCCGCAGTCAATCGCTATCGCCAGGCATTAGCGCTTTTATATGATCCGCGGTTTGATGCCAAAGCATCAACGAACAATAAATCAGTAACTGGCGCTCCGCTGACAAATACGCCAGGTCGCCGACAAACACGCGCGCGGGGAATGCAATGATTGATTGCCAGAGCGGCTATATTCTGCGCCAGGTAAATCCGGTCTTTATTTACTTCAGCTTGTTTTGCGCGCTGCTATTAAACCTATTGCCTATTGGTAATTATGGTTGGGTGCCCGATTGGTTAATTCTATGTATTGTGTTTTGGAATATTCATCAACATCGATATGTAAGCGTGATCACCGCCTTCATTTTTGGCTTGATGATGGATGTGCACAATGCTGACTTGCTGGGCCTGCATACGTTTAGTTACTCATTAGTCGCCTATCTTGCGATTTCATGGCACAGACGTATTGTGGCTCTCACGGTGCTGTCACAAGCCCTACACCTACTTCCCATTTTCTTATTGGTATCATTATTTC
Coding sequences within:
- the mreD gene encoding rod shape-determining protein MreD → MIDCQSGYILRQVNPVFIYFSLFCALLLNLLPIGNYGWVPDWLILCIVFWNIHQHRYVSVITAFIFGLMMDVHNADLLGLHTFSYSLVAYLAISWHRRIVALTVLSQALHLLPIFLLVSLFPVLAHWLLSGELYWWALTGAMQALIEAMLWPLATRILLAPQRRPIDVDHNRPL